Within Simkaniaceae bacterium, the genomic segment CCGTTCAAACTCATGCTTGATAACCACCTTTTTTCCACAAAAAGCAAAACCCAAATACAAAATTTGAGGAACTTCTCGGTCAATAAGCTCTTGCTCGTATTTTTTTTCTTTTATCTGCTTAATCGCTTGGTCAGCAACCACATCCAATGGTATATTTTCAGAGCTTCCGATCTTTTTAAATTCCATTATAATACCTAAGCGGCCTCTGTTTTTTGGGCACAATAAGACGTCGTATCTTCCAAATCCACTTTCTCGGTTAGATTTTACCTCGTAAGAATCCTTAAGACCCACGAGCATTCCTAAAACAAATGCATGATAAATTTTTTCCGACTCTTCAAAAGGTATATCAAAAACACTAAATGAAGAGGTTAAAAACTGTTCAAAAATTTTGGAAAATGGGTCAATCTCACCGGCAACTAAGCACTGTAAAAGCATTCGGTATTGATATTCATCAATACTTTTCTCAAACCATTCTAAAATCATAAATTGGTACAATTCCTTCACTTCTACGTTTGGAATTTTTAACCGAGTAGGAATGCCATAAACGGGAGTTGCATCAATAGCTAAATAACCGCTGTATAATAAAAGTGACCAAATCGTATTCGATCCCCTGTCTAATTCAGGAAATATGATACCTTCTTCGATCCTTTTTTCAATAAAACCACCTTTAATGAGCTCCTCAACATCAGCTTTTAAACTACCCCCACCTTTCGTGATTAATTGTTTCATAAGTAGATTATCACTAGTATTTACCCAATAAGGAGCCAGCTTTCCATTTTCTACAACACATTTCAAAACAGACCAGGGATTATAAAGATCGGAAGTTGCCCCAACTTGGTAGCCATCATACCATGATCTTATAGACTCCATTTTTTCAAATAAATCGTACTCTTTCAAAAGTTCACTCACTTCATTCTCTAAAAGACCAAACTTATCACCAAACGTTTCATTCATAATTGTGAAAGAACTGACATTGTTCAATCCGGAAAAAATACTTTCTTTTAGAATCCGCAAAATTCCCGTAAGCACTCCAAACTTAAGATAACTAACATCTTTCAAACAATTGGATAATAAATTTCTTAAGAACTCAATTAATGGTGGGTAGTAATCTTCCACATAGGCCGAATGTGCAGGGGCATCATACTCATCAATCAATAAAATCACTGCTGATTTGTGATACCGATTCATCCATTTTATCAGAAGCTTTAAGCTTTCTTGATTTAAAACTTGACTTCCCTCTTTTCTAAGAACCGCATAATAATCCTTTTCCTCTTCTTTGCTCAAAACCCCACTTTTAATCAAATAATCGTGTCTCGCAAATTCCTCAGAAAGTATTCTTCTAAAATGTTCATATGTATGTTCCCAAGATGAATGCTTCATATCCTTAAATGTAATGAAAATGACAGGGAACTGCCCCTGCATCTTTCGATACTCCTCATG encodes:
- a CDS encoding ATP-binding protein; translation: MEKRLPLGISDFKEIIDNRYFYIDKTLLVKEVFEKGTKVALIPRPRRFGKTLNLSMLRYFFEKVDEDTSYLFKGMKIWEHEEYRKMQGQFPVIFITFKDMKHSSWEHTYEHFRRILSEEFARHDYLIKSGVLSKEEEKDYYAVLRKEGSQVLNQESLKLLIKWMNRYHKSAVILLIDEYDAPAHSAYVEDYYPPLIEFLRNLLSNCLKDVSYLKFGVLTGILRILKESIFSGLNNVSSFTIMNETFGDKFGLLENEVSELLKEYDLFEKMESIRSWYDGYQVGATSDLYNPWSVLKCVVENGKLAPYWVNTSDNLLMKQLITKGGGSLKADVEELIKGGFIEKRIEEGIIFPELDRGSNTIWSLLLYSGYLAIDATPVYGIPTRLKIPNVEVKELYQFMILEWFEKSIDEYQYRMLLQCLVAGEIDPFSKIFEQFLTSSFSVFDIPFEESEKIYHAFVLGMLVGLKDSYEVKSNRESGFGRYDVLLCPKNRGRLGIIMEFKKIGSSENIPLDVVADQAIKQIKEKKYEQELIDREVPQILYLGFAFCGKKVVIKHEFERVL